TACCTAATGCTTGTGATGAACTAACTAACAGATATTAATGTACTAAAATTGATGATGTTATGTGCAATGGATtgattgatttatatttatcttgATATTTCCAACAACTCCAAGAATATTACTAGCTGTGTGATAAGCTAGAGTCCGATGCCTTAACCTCTCAAAGAGAAGAGAACAAAAGTTCAATAGAAAGAAAAATGCCAAAAAGTGAAAAGGGGGTGCACATAGATAGAGAGTTGGTCAATATTTTGACAAAAACTCAATAAAATAACCTACCAAATGTCCCTGTCaaactagaaaaaaaatagttttttttctttagtacGACaactagaaaaaaatattataactagaaaaaaatagttataataTTCAGTCTATAATGATAATAATCACTGATGTTGAAAATAATAGAGAGAAGCCAATTCTACCTAGGACTGATATAACTACGACGACCTCCTCCATCCCCATAGGTTGTATAATAGCTGTCAGATTAtgatagaaaaagaaaataggGAAAATATCAAATGGACACCACGAGAGTAGTATCATCGCTAGGGAATTTAATTTCTTAATGGTCTAGTAAGTAAGAAGGAGTAGtgattactatttttatttattttcatctaTGTAGTGATTATAGTGGAGTATTCACTGTTATCAACATGAATATGATtcgacccaaaaaaaaaacatgaatgtGAATGTTTTTGTAAAACTTTGATAGAGTGCTTAGTGAAAAATGCAATGATCAATTAGTAAGAATAAGTCTTTACTCTTCAGTCATCTGTTACAATTTCAACCACTAAAAATAGTTTGCAAATTTTTCAAATGGTAGGTGGTAGATGATAATGTTGAAGATCTGATTTATATAATGTAACTACTTCCTCGGAAAAACTTCATTGGAGAGCGGTGTCTATATAAGGTACACGAATAATATACGATTGTATACTTAAATTTTATGggacattatttaaatttaaggcCTATGCGTGAAACTGAACATATACAATCCAACGTCTTCATCCTAACTAACTTGCTTTGATAATTCCAGCTCAACGATATTATAAACCATAAAACCACCACAAGTTTGAAACTAGCTACTAATCTAAAAAAAACTTAGTACTCcagtatataatataaatacgTTTATATTTGCCGACAAAATGTCATTACTTGGCCCACAAAAATGTCGAGGGGAAAAAGACATATAAAAAGCAGTTCTGTTCTATATTGCTTTCGTTTGGTTTTAGCATTCACAGAATCACAGACACagtttctccttcttctctctccttTTCTAAAGAAACGACGCGCCATTTTCACTCAGCCCTGAGAACTTCATCGAGACCTGAGTTCGCGTTACAGGCTTTACAGCACGATCATGAAGGACGTTAACGAAGGAAAAGACTGATGTATATACTGAATACCAGTTTGGGGTTTTGTTTCTTAGACTgagaaaactcaaaagagaTAGAAACATTTGATGTGTCTTATCGGGTGTTGTGTTGTCAAGAAGCTGTAAGGACAAACAAGCAATTATCTCAAAAGGGTTCTGAGTCTTTTGACAAAAGAAGAGAAGTTAGTGTGTGGTGTGTTCTTCTTAAAGAACGAAGCTTTTTTCTTAGTTTCCTCTGCCAATTTGTGagcctctctctctttctctttcactctgctctgtttttttacttcttttgctctgtttctttagttattttgctctgtttctttcttcCGTTGCTATGtttacttctctctctcctcttctttgATAGTGTTAGAAGCTTCCACTCCTAGAGTTTTTAATTGTAACGGAATAAGTTAACTTATAGTTTTAAGCCAATTCAATAATTTCTCTTGTTTGTTAGGGACGCAAGTGATTCATGCATATAAGATGTTATTGTCAGTTAATCAGTTTATGAGTGTACGGAAAATCATTTAAGCAAGTTAGGATAAGATGTTCTGTATGAGCTTTATATTTTGTGCTAAGGAAACCTTAAAATAATTGTGCTTAAGCTGATATGAACTCAAAGGTCTTAGCCTCTGATAAGAACTCCTTGCCTACTTCGTTGAGCAACGGATCTGTACCTTTGTCTTGGTTTAATATTCTAATCCATGTCCTGTCTCCCAATGCATTGGTTGGTCCAAACAAGATCCTCATTCATAGATCTTTGTCTTGGTGTTATATAGTTTCTTGGGTCGATGAATACTCACATTTTCTTCATGTTTGTCCTCTGCTTTTCTTATTGACAAAGGGATGGACTTTTCTAGTAGCGCTGGAATGATGATGGAGAATAAGAGGAATGATGTCTGCTCTCTCGAAAAAAACAACATCAAACGCCATAAGTCTGATCTCTCTTTCAGTTCCAAGGTATTGCTTAAAAGTTAGTCTTTTGATCTTTCGGCTTATAAGACCAAAAGAGTGCAGTGTTAGCGAacctttgtttttcttttatggtTTAAACAGGAGAGGAAAGACAAAGCTGGAAGTATGTCAGCTCTTCAACAGATAGTTTCCCCTTACGGAAAGGTAACTTTctctgacaaaaaaaataataaaaaatcaaggGTTTTCATCTCTTTTCTCTAAATCTACTTTTGACTCCATGCCACAGACCGACACTGCGTCAGTTCTTCTAGACGCGATGCACTACATAGAGTTTCTTCACGAACAAGTCAAGGTCTGTATCCTTTTCTTCATCCGTCCAATACCATTACCAAGTATGGCTCTCTTATCTTTACCGAATGAACATCTTCTTTTTTGAACAGGTGCTAAGCGCTCCGTATCTGCAAACAATATCCCCTGCTACGCAGGTGAGCACGAACTTGAATCTTGAACACATTATACTTGGTTCACT
The Raphanus sativus cultivar WK10039 chromosome 1, ASM80110v3, whole genome shotgun sequence DNA segment above includes these coding regions:
- the LOC108842818 gene encoding transcription factor bHLH153-like, giving the protein MDFSSSAGMMMENKRNDVCSLEKNNIKRHKSDLSFSSKERKDKAGSMSALQQIVSPYGKTDTASVLLDAMHYIEFLHEQVKVLSAPYLQTISPATQVEMEQYSLRNRGLCLFPMDSTVGVAQSNGADIWASVKTPPSPALNVKSQSPFR